From Methanomassiliicoccales archaeon LGM-RCC1, one genomic window encodes:
- a CDS encoding fumarate hydratase: protein MIVFNTMYLRWSQSYIGHFFSSIMIKLPEPVEDVVYNLLRLANTKLPEDIGWAMEAASGWEQNEIAYTQLGAIMDNVKKAEHIGIPMCQDTGIPVFYVKGKFDSSIGKAIAKAVERATKEIPLRPNTVDPITRENCGLNLGPGMPIIHYIPTDDDFTQITVLPKGAGSENMTRLGMLNPADGVEGIKKFIIDSVLDAGGRPCPPTIVGIGIGGTSDVCVAMAKEALMVPIDEENPDPVLRKLEEDLFVALNNSGLGPMGLGGSTTSLGVRIKKCACHTASLPVAVNIGCWATRRASAKITADGVEYAQGVKF, encoded by the coding sequence ATGATCGTCTTCAACACCATGTACCTTCGATGGTCACAGTCATATATCGGTCACTTCTTCTCCTCCATCATGATAAAACTGCCTGAGCCCGTGGAGGATGTCGTCTACAACCTCCTGCGTTTGGCCAACACGAAACTTCCCGAGGATATCGGATGGGCCATGGAGGCTGCTTCCGGTTGGGAGCAGAACGAGATCGCCTACACGCAGCTAGGGGCCATCATGGACAACGTCAAGAAGGCAGAGCACATAGGCATCCCGATGTGCCAGGATACCGGCATACCGGTGTTCTATGTCAAGGGGAAGTTCGATTCTTCCATCGGCAAGGCCATAGCGAAGGCAGTCGAGAGGGCGACGAAAGAGATCCCTCTCAGGCCCAACACAGTCGATCCCATCACCAGGGAGAACTGTGGATTGAATCTCGGGCCCGGAATGCCGATCATCCATTACATCCCTACAGATGATGACTTCACGCAGATCACCGTTCTGCCGAAGGGAGCGGGATCGGAGAACATGACCCGCCTGGGCATGCTGAACCCCGCAGATGGCGTGGAAGGGATCAAGAAATTCATCATAGACTCCGTTCTGGACGCCGGAGGGCGTCCCTGCCCGCCGACCATCGTCGGTATCGGAATCGGAGGGACATCAGACGTCTGCGTCGCGATGGCCAAGGAGGCATTGATGGTCCCGATTGATGAGGAGAATCCCGACCCCGTCCTCAGGAAGCTGGAGGAGGACCTCTTCGTCGCACTGAACAACTCAGGCCTGGGCCCCATGGGCCTCGGAGGATCAACCACTTCCCTCGGAGTGAGGATCAAGAAGTGCGCCTGCCACACGGCCAGCCTTCCAGTTGCTGTCAACATCGGATGCTGGGCAACCCGCCGTGCATCCGCCAAGATCACAGCCGACGGAGTGGAATACGCCCAGGGGGTGAAGTTCTGA
- a CDS encoding CDP-alcohol phosphatidyltransferase family protein — MIKEIPPMLSFSRIGISLILPFIEVFSPLFLLLVAVAALTDVFDGIISRRMGFPAEKGRMLDSIADGFFVVSLLICIIPNIVLEDWMIIWIAALAISRIIAIAVGSIRFGKAAFLHSYLNKATSAGIYLSPVLIAFIGVPATIVILGILATVSTMEHFYYNLTSDEYDPNAKGVFFVKKN; from the coding sequence GTGATCAAGGAAATCCCCCCAATGCTATCGTTCTCGAGGATCGGGATATCCCTGATTTTGCCTTTCATCGAGGTCTTCTCGCCGCTTTTCCTGCTATTGGTAGCGGTTGCCGCCCTGACAGATGTGTTCGACGGGATAATCTCCAGGAGGATGGGTTTCCCTGCGGAGAAGGGACGCATGCTCGACAGCATCGCGGACGGATTCTTCGTGGTGAGCCTGCTGATATGCATCATACCGAACATAGTCCTGGAGGACTGGATGATCATCTGGATAGCGGCCTTGGCGATATCCCGCATAATCGCCATAGCTGTCGGATCGATTAGATTCGGCAAGGCCGCCTTCCTGCACTCGTACCTAAACAAGGCCACAAGCGCGGGGATCTATCTCTCACCGGTGCTGATCGCCTTCATAGGCGTTCCAGCCACCATCGTCATCCTCGGCATCCTGGCGACCGTGTCGACCATGGAGCACTTCTACTACAACCTGACCAGCGATGAATACGATCCCAATGCAAAAGGCGTATTCTTCGTGAAGAAGAACTGA
- a CDS encoding ATP-dependent helicase — MVERVDRTYSKDEVMGMMEPLISTWFNEKYDDLTIPQAKAIPVIHQRRNVLVSSPTGSGKTLTAFTSIINELTRYAREGTLEERVYCIYVSPLKALGNDVNRNLNTPLAEMREVAHRHGMNIPNITVAVRSGDTPQAERQKMVRHPPHILITTPESLALILAAPKFKDAFNKVEWVILDEIHDICDSKRGAFLSLTLERLRRHCENDFVRIGLSATLAPIEEIAAYLVGCEPDGKPRDVALIESGSKKTLDLQVICPTRDLTTLSSDIVNSMMYDTLKELIDTHDTTLVFTNTRSGAESVVYKLKERGLENIEVHHSSLGRDIRLDVEERLKHGEIKCVVSSTSLELGIDIGSVDLVCQIGSPKSVAKGLQRIGRSGHSFGKVAKGRLLVFDPDDLVECAVMCRAAHRGDIDRVGIPENALDVLSQTVVGMSLDNRWDIDDAYDLVKGSYCYRNLSKESFMQVIKYLGSKDDFEGVYSKIWYDEEENTFGKKKGSRMIYFMNLGTIPEEANYRVITNHGSVAGELSEKFVERLSPRDVFVLGGRSFEFVRSKGMTAYVKEANGRKPTVPSWAGEMLPRSFDLSMDVAIFRREMSQRILENETEAIAKISQEFDVDEGSARSIYSYFKEQDAVAGFIPDDRKLAVEEYIDPSGNQKLVFHFPFGRRVNDALSRAYAHRLTNLLGANVSVTISDDSFMLGCPRTFDIDQLPGLIKASELETVLRKSLKDSEIFKLRFRHTAARSFMILRNYMGRPISVNRQQVRSTYLLEALGGMEGVPVIEETYREVMEDDMDIKNAQHVLNLLDSGEMQLSLIRYSGTPSPFAHSAILSGFSDIVLMEDRSALLRELHRKVLYRALGDSVREFEFDEDQIVPYYAQKPTRITCKDDIPKLLMETGPLQALRERGRNIYSYSDEDRKVLDGWVRELMHSGEIGTVFLDEPHIMVADEIPYYAAATRKERELNETDQAVYDLIDMDVPMNEVAEKLEISEDMAIRSIRKLESMYLITRSDLVNNKWVFGRVDYPKMDIDEATDRIVMRYLDCFAPASVQEVAFALSLTDDKARQSLESLVANEEVVKGRFLVSENDQYMLKIDHMRLKAGKDNIYSYEAVERYRLTKGQHFKTIKEFFDFHGSAGNELDVYNRVENFDLDEWYRLRAAGEIQLGRFVRGRVRFVMKDDADRYAAVRMDETAPEDLELLNLIDGMGMATLRQLVAETGKDKDIIRDSVMRLDRSLRIIRAFSEKEDWGTENTYAVFRPGIPEGDPAKDLIAKAIRAYGPIPAQGLRYIVGAPLDVVESTAADIGAKVIAVGDGQSPMYIMEDEIPALDAVKEEEYPLRLLSLFDPDLGSKWAEIAARYGDRWIFPLVKGTMIVGALEIWEMSGCIEVRSMDMDDPEMFPEVLKTIDHMMGFYNQKGIDIVRIREVLSVDVADLDDAKVKALEDSGYAFVNGFYAKGRFDPWTMTEEQMLSYIFANQKVNRANMYPSVADCVAKRGYIRGDQEVFTRVSEKTLMKKQMEKGYLMKMTLTPMYQGYTDSDHASLFRAQKGYVPDEDAKTLLSLIVMKQPVSKKKIVEESPLSLERTNEILGELNRMSVLYQDADGGFNIVPDNGMDQMEATKEVARMHMRDFGIFTAEDMSMFIGSRMSVTRRVLRELEDEGMVKKGFFVADDPTLRWMLAKDVGKTSRRAGESFILNSQDNLHAYLRDMIKREVGSTKSVIFANNKIIGSFQGKICASGAKVEEFEGSDRANRMMKEAAQSLGTRLDTKRDREDEDWDVSEFYTKVNTGA, encoded by the coding sequence ATGGTCGAGAGGGTAGACAGGACATACAGTAAAGATGAGGTCATGGGCATGATGGAGCCCCTCATCTCAACATGGTTCAATGAGAAATACGACGATCTCACCATTCCTCAGGCGAAAGCTATCCCCGTGATCCATCAGAGGCGTAATGTTTTAGTTTCCTCTCCTACAGGATCCGGTAAGACCCTCACGGCCTTCACAAGCATCATCAACGAGCTCACCCGCTACGCCAGGGAGGGGACCCTCGAGGAGCGCGTCTACTGCATCTACGTATCTCCGCTGAAAGCCCTCGGAAACGATGTCAACCGCAACCTCAACACCCCGCTGGCCGAGATGAGGGAGGTTGCGCACAGGCACGGAATGAACATCCCGAACATCACCGTGGCCGTTAGGTCAGGAGATACCCCCCAGGCCGAGAGGCAGAAGATGGTCCGCCATCCTCCCCACATTCTTATCACTACGCCGGAGAGCCTGGCGCTCATCCTAGCGGCACCCAAGTTCAAGGATGCCTTCAACAAGGTCGAATGGGTGATCCTGGACGAGATCCACGACATCTGCGATTCCAAGAGAGGAGCTTTCCTATCGCTCACGCTGGAGCGCCTCAGGAGGCACTGCGAGAACGATTTCGTCCGCATAGGATTATCCGCAACGCTGGCCCCCATAGAGGAGATAGCCGCATACCTTGTGGGATGCGAGCCCGACGGGAAGCCCAGGGACGTGGCGCTGATAGAATCAGGTTCCAAGAAGACGCTGGACCTTCAGGTGATATGCCCGACAAGGGACCTGACCACACTCTCATCGGACATCGTCAACTCGATGATGTACGACACCCTGAAGGAACTGATCGATACGCACGACACGACGCTGGTCTTCACCAACACCAGGTCCGGAGCCGAGAGCGTCGTCTACAAGCTGAAGGAGAGGGGACTGGAGAACATCGAGGTCCACCACAGCTCATTGGGAAGGGACATCAGGCTCGACGTCGAGGAGCGTCTCAAGCACGGAGAGATCAAGTGCGTGGTGTCATCCACCTCATTGGAATTGGGTATCGACATAGGTTCGGTCGACCTGGTGTGCCAGATAGGTTCTCCCAAGTCAGTCGCGAAGGGGCTGCAGAGGATTGGAAGGAGCGGTCACAGCTTCGGAAAGGTGGCCAAGGGAAGGCTGCTGGTCTTCGATCCCGACGACCTAGTGGAATGCGCCGTCATGTGCCGTGCTGCCCACAGGGGAGACATAGACCGTGTCGGTATCCCCGAGAACGCACTGGATGTACTCTCTCAGACCGTCGTCGGCATGTCGCTGGACAACAGATGGGATATCGATGACGCATACGATCTCGTGAAGGGCTCGTACTGCTACCGCAACCTCTCGAAGGAGAGCTTCATGCAGGTCATAAAGTACCTGGGAAGCAAGGATGACTTCGAGGGAGTGTACTCCAAGATATGGTACGACGAGGAGGAGAACACCTTCGGAAAGAAGAAGGGTTCCCGCATGATCTACTTCATGAATCTGGGAACGATCCCGGAGGAAGCCAACTACCGTGTGATCACGAACCACGGATCGGTGGCTGGGGAATTATCAGAGAAGTTCGTCGAGAGGCTGTCACCCAGGGACGTCTTCGTACTGGGAGGACGCTCGTTCGAGTTCGTCCGCTCCAAAGGAATGACGGCATATGTGAAGGAGGCCAACGGCAGGAAGCCCACCGTTCCCTCCTGGGCAGGAGAGATGCTGCCCAGGTCCTTCGATCTGTCGATGGACGTCGCCATCTTCAGGAGGGAGATGTCGCAGAGGATCCTGGAGAACGAGACCGAGGCCATTGCTAAGATCTCCCAGGAGTTCGACGTGGACGAGGGTTCCGCCCGTTCGATCTATTCATACTTCAAGGAACAGGACGCAGTCGCAGGTTTCATCCCGGACGACAGGAAGCTGGCCGTCGAGGAGTACATCGACCCCTCCGGCAACCAGAAGCTGGTGTTCCACTTCCCGTTCGGACGCAGGGTCAACGATGCCCTGTCCCGCGCATACGCCCACAGACTCACCAACCTCCTGGGTGCGAACGTATCCGTCACAATTTCAGATGATAGCTTCATGCTCGGATGCCCCAGGACATTCGATATCGACCAGCTGCCCGGACTTATCAAAGCGAGCGAGCTGGAGACGGTCCTGAGGAAATCGCTGAAGGATTCCGAGATATTCAAGCTCAGGTTCAGGCACACGGCCGCCAGGTCGTTCATGATCCTCAGGAACTACATGGGCAGGCCGATAAGCGTCAACAGGCAGCAGGTCAGATCCACCTATCTCCTGGAAGCATTGGGAGGAATGGAAGGTGTCCCCGTCATCGAGGAGACCTACAGGGAGGTCATGGAGGATGACATGGACATCAAGAACGCCCAGCACGTCCTCAACCTGCTGGATTCCGGCGAGATGCAGCTCAGCCTAATCCGCTATTCCGGAACTCCTTCACCCTTCGCCCACTCAGCGATCCTGTCCGGATTCTCGGATATAGTCCTCATGGAGGACCGTTCCGCACTGCTCAGGGAGCTCCACAGGAAGGTCCTCTACCGTGCGTTGGGAGACTCCGTCAGGGAGTTCGAGTTCGATGAGGACCAGATCGTCCCCTACTACGCTCAGAAGCCCACCCGCATCACATGCAAGGACGACATCCCCAAGCTCCTCATGGAGACCGGACCGCTCCAGGCGCTTCGCGAGAGGGGAAGGAACATCTATTCGTATTCGGACGAGGACAGGAAGGTGCTGGATGGCTGGGTCCGCGAGCTGATGCACTCAGGCGAGATAGGCACCGTGTTCCTGGACGAGCCCCACATCATGGTGGCCGATGAGATCCCATATTATGCCGCGGCCACGAGGAAGGAGAGGGAGCTCAACGAGACCGACCAGGCAGTCTACGACCTGATAGACATGGACGTACCGATGAACGAGGTGGCCGAGAAGCTGGAGATCAGCGAGGACATGGCCATCAGGTCCATCAGGAAGCTGGAATCGATGTACCTCATCACCAGATCCGACCTCGTGAACAACAAATGGGTCTTCGGCAGGGTCGATTATCCGAAGATGGATATCGACGAGGCCACGGACCGCATCGTCATGAGATATCTGGACTGCTTCGCGCCCGCATCCGTGCAGGAGGTCGCATTCGCGCTGTCCCTAACGGACGACAAGGCCCGCCAGTCATTGGAATCGCTGGTCGCCAACGAGGAGGTCGTCAAGGGAAGGTTCCTGGTCTCCGAGAACGACCAGTACATGCTGAAGATCGACCACATGAGGCTTAAGGCCGGAAAGGACAACATCTACAGCTATGAGGCCGTGGAGAGGTACAGGCTAACCAAAGGCCAGCATTTCAAGACCATCAAGGAGTTCTTCGACTTCCACGGTTCCGCAGGGAACGAGCTGGACGTGTACAACAGGGTCGAGAACTTCGACCTCGACGAGTGGTACAGGCTTCGCGCGGCCGGCGAGATCCAATTGGGACGCTTCGTCAGGGGAAGGGTCAGGTTCGTCATGAAGGACGACGCTGACAGGTATGCCGCCGTGAGGATGGACGAGACCGCCCCGGAGGACCTGGAGCTTCTGAACCTCATAGACGGAATGGGCATGGCCACCCTCCGCCAGCTCGTCGCCGAGACGGGCAAGGACAAGGATATTATCCGCGATTCAGTTATGCGTCTGGACAGGTCCCTCCGCATCATCCGCGCATTCAGCGAGAAGGAGGACTGGGGAACGGAGAACACCTATGCAGTCTTCAGACCGGGAATCCCCGAAGGGGATCCCGCTAAGGACCTCATCGCCAAAGCCATCAGGGCCTACGGTCCGATTCCTGCTCAGGGTTTGCGTTACATCGTCGGTGCACCTTTGGACGTCGTCGAATCCACTGCGGCCGATATCGGTGCCAAGGTCATCGCTGTGGGTGACGGCCAGTCGCCCATGTACATCATGGAGGACGAGATCCCCGCCCTTGACGCTGTCAAGGAGGAGGAATACCCCCTCAGATTGTTGTCATTGTTCGATCCAGACCTGGGATCCAAATGGGCCGAGATCGCCGCTCGTTACGGCGACCGCTGGATTTTCCCCTTGGTTAAAGGGACAATGATCGTCGGTGCGCTGGAGATCTGGGAGATGTCGGGATGCATCGAGGTCAGATCCATGGATATGGACGACCCGGAGATGTTCCCGGAGGTGCTGAAGACCATCGACCACATGATGGGATTCTACAACCAGAAGGGAATCGACATCGTCCGCATCAGGGAGGTCCTCAGCGTGGATGTTGCGGATCTGGACGACGCCAAGGTCAAGGCCCTGGAGGATAGCGGATACGCCTTCGTCAACGGATTCTACGCCAAGGGACGCTTCGATCCCTGGACCATGACCGAGGAGCAGATGCTCTCGTACATCTTCGCCAACCAGAAGGTCAACAGGGCGAACATGTACCCCTCGGTCGCCGACTGCGTGGCCAAGCGCGGATACATCCGCGGCGACCAGGAGGTCTTCACCAGGGTGTCCGAGAAGACGCTGATGAAGAAGCAGATGGAGAAGGGCTACCTGATGAAGATGACCCTCACCCCCATGTATCAGGGATACACCGATTCCGATCACGCCAGTTTGTTCAGGGCACAGAAGGGATACGTTCCCGACGAGGACGCCAAGACCCTACTGTCCCTCATCGTCATGAAGCAGCCCGTATCCAAGAAGAAGATAGTCGAGGAGTCCCCGCTTTCCTTAGAGAGGACCAACGAGATCCTAGGCGAGCTCAACAGGATGTCGGTGCTCTACCAGGATGCCGACGGAGGGTTCAACATCGTCCCGGACAACGGAATGGACCAGATGGAGGCCACCAAGGAAGTCGCCAGGATGCACATGCGCGACTTCGGCATCTTCACCGCCGAGGACATGTCCATGTTCATCGGCAGCAGGATGTCGGTCACACGCAGGGTACTGAG
- a CDS encoding YbjN domain-containing protein: MFGFGKKNETKRYGLTGDDDVITTIRKALESNDMKYQYSDDYKMFTVPIQGDDLPIMMNMVVQDAAIHFVCPLALKAEPNNFEKVAWELNGINKTLPFGAFFLDPDEGLISFEYGYIFVETKMSQEFVLSMMKHMVKTVDQHDGDLKKLAEEVSKIPDAMYG, encoded by the coding sequence ATGTTCGGTTTCGGCAAGAAGAACGAGACGAAGAGGTATGGGCTCACCGGTGACGATGACGTCATCACGACGATCAGGAAGGCATTGGAATCCAACGATATGAAATACCAATACTCCGACGATTACAAGATGTTCACAGTGCCGATACAGGGCGATGACCTGCCTATCATGATGAACATGGTCGTGCAGGATGCGGCCATCCATTTCGTGTGCCCCCTGGCCCTGAAGGCCGAACCCAACAACTTCGAGAAAGTGGCCTGGGAGCTGAACGGCATCAACAAGACGCTGCCGTTCGGAGCGTTCTTCCTGGACCCGGACGAGGGACTGATATCCTTCGAGTACGGCTATATCTTCGTTGAGACCAAGATGTCGCAGGAGTTCGTCCTGTCGATGATGAAGCACATGGTCAAGACCGTGGACCAGCACGACGGCGACCTGAAGAAGCTCGCTGAAGAGGTCTCCAAGATACCTGACGCGATGTATGGATGA
- a CDS encoding FumA C-terminus/TtdB family hydratase beta subunit has product MLGNPPCIRQDHSRRSGIRPGGEVLKVITAPLKEEDARALKLGETVFISGPVITGRDEMHIRALEYAREGKEVPKDIEESVLFHCGPIMLQREDGSWSVIAAGPTTSARMNKLEPEFIRRFKIRAIIGKGGMSADTIAAMKECGCVYLAATGGAAVSLAEGLSKCTGCEWLDLGMAEAMWRFQSDRFGPLVVAIDANGNSLYEKVNSNLVRP; this is encoded by the coding sequence ATGCTGGGCAACCCGCCGTGCATCCGCCAAGATCACAGCCGACGGAGTGGAATACGCCCAGGGGGTGAAGTTCTGAAGGTCATAACCGCACCTCTGAAGGAGGAGGACGCAAGAGCCCTCAAACTGGGAGAGACCGTCTTCATATCCGGACCGGTCATCACCGGCCGCGATGAGATGCACATCCGCGCCCTGGAGTACGCCAGGGAAGGAAAGGAGGTCCCCAAGGACATAGAGGAATCGGTCCTGTTCCATTGCGGACCCATCATGCTCCAGAGAGAGGACGGCTCATGGTCCGTCATCGCAGCCGGACCCACAACATCCGCCAGGATGAACAAGCTCGAGCCTGAGTTCATCAGGAGGTTCAAGATCCGCGCGATCATCGGAAAGGGAGGCATGTCCGCCGATACCATCGCAGCGATGAAGGAATGCGGATGCGTCTATCTGGCCGCGACCGGAGGAGCAGCCGTCAGCCTCGCAGAGGGATTGAGCAAATGCACCGGCTGCGAATGGTTGGACCTGGGCATGGCAGAGGCCATGTGGAGATTCCAGAGCGACCGCTTCGGACCGTTGGTGGTAGCCATTGATGCCAACGGCAACAGCCTCTACGAAAAGGTGAACAGCAATCTTGTAAGGCCGTAA
- a CDS encoding carboxypeptidase-like regulatory domain-containing protein: MKRQFLLALLGFALLFSGVAISAEDASADDGAQSPIASLHGYVHEIPPQENHRALEGVSVKTWASLDQDPLQEVTSTDNGSFTVRYDTSLRYITFTLEGYSVQSYCSELVRLGDSNVYEIVLKDETETEGVHELYDDYGVTALLARTNGTIFGTVTTMIENRVVPVEGALITIVSGQYNLTGTSNNAGHYHIDCPTGTTYDVTVAKGGLEDVTVSNVDPSLNMTTNVQMVQKSHIGVLGMDMAHTLALFGLLISVLVALFGIYMARKPEKENGIYVLNDLPETKAKKK, encoded by the coding sequence ATGAAGAGGCAGTTCCTTCTCGCATTGCTCGGTTTCGCCCTGCTTTTCTCAGGCGTAGCCATCAGCGCAGAGGATGCCTCGGCCGACGATGGGGCGCAATCCCCGATCGCATCCCTGCACGGCTACGTGCACGAGATCCCTCCCCAGGAGAACCACAGGGCCCTGGAAGGAGTGAGCGTGAAGACATGGGCATCCCTCGATCAGGATCCCCTGCAGGAAGTTACGAGCACCGATAACGGATCGTTCACCGTGAGGTACGACACCAGCCTGAGGTACATCACATTCACGCTCGAAGGGTATTCCGTGCAGAGCTACTGCTCGGAACTGGTCCGCCTGGGAGACAGCAACGTGTACGAGATCGTCCTGAAGGACGAGACCGAGACCGAAGGCGTCCATGAGCTGTACGACGACTACGGGGTCACCGCGCTCCTGGCCCGTACGAACGGAACCATATTCGGAACGGTCACCACCATGATCGAGAACCGTGTTGTGCCCGTTGAAGGAGCTTTGATCACCATCGTCTCCGGACAGTACAACCTGACAGGCACCAGCAACAATGCGGGTCACTACCACATAGACTGCCCGACGGGAACCACCTACGACGTGACCGTCGCCAAGGGAGGCCTGGAGGACGTGACCGTGAGCAATGTGGATCCCTCGCTGAACATGACGACCAACGTCCAGATGGTACAGAAGAGTCACATCGGTGTGCTCGGAATGGATATGGCGCACACCCTGGCCCTGTTCGGACTTCTGATATCTGTCCTTGTCGCGCTCTTCGGAATATACATGGCCAGAAAGCCCGAGAAGGAGAACGGCATCTATGTGCTGAACGACCTTCCCGAGACCAAGGCCAAGAAGAAGTGA
- a CDS encoding NMD3-related protein has translation MNFCVKCGRDCEESLQGLCIDCWLDGRKLTELPHHVDLKVCTNCGEFMFGDRWVKKELTEAVQDAAVDALSVIRDAKVLGVATSYECQDPYVYVVNVHTDCDVMGYETSDVASTIVRIKNNVCKRCSRQLGSYYEAILQIRTGAKGGLTKEQREESLAFTEEYVARAASTNKSLFITKMEIVTGGVDVYLSSISLGKNLAKEFSEVYCAETKESPKLVGQTTDGQDMYRLTYLVRLPEYHVGDVVIFENRYCKLTRVSGNGGRVLDLMNFREKSVRKSDMTEIKLYEKADDLKEATVINASGQEIQVLHPDNFSTVDLRVPEGYEAGETVKTVIIDDVLYLVP, from the coding sequence GTGAACTTCTGCGTGAAGTGCGGCCGTGATTGCGAGGAGTCCCTCCAGGGTCTGTGCATAGACTGCTGGCTGGACGGCCGCAAACTGACCGAGCTTCCGCACCATGTCGACCTGAAGGTGTGCACCAACTGCGGCGAGTTCATGTTCGGCGACAGATGGGTGAAGAAGGAGCTCACCGAGGCCGTCCAGGATGCGGCAGTCGATGCACTGTCGGTTATCCGCGATGCGAAGGTCCTAGGGGTCGCGACCTCGTACGAATGTCAGGATCCCTACGTCTATGTGGTCAATGTCCACACGGACTGCGATGTGATGGGCTACGAGACTAGCGATGTGGCCTCCACCATCGTCCGTATCAAGAACAACGTCTGCAAGAGGTGCTCCAGGCAGCTAGGCAGCTATTACGAGGCCATCCTCCAGATCCGCACCGGTGCGAAGGGAGGCCTGACCAAGGAGCAGAGGGAGGAATCCCTGGCGTTCACCGAGGAGTATGTCGCAAGGGCGGCATCCACCAACAAATCCCTGTTCATAACCAAGATGGAGATCGTCACCGGAGGTGTAGATGTCTATCTATCATCCATCTCTCTCGGAAAGAACCTGGCCAAGGAGTTCTCCGAGGTCTACTGCGCAGAGACGAAGGAATCCCCCAAGCTGGTCGGACAGACCACTGACGGCCAGGACATGTACCGCTTGACCTATCTGGTCCGCCTGCCGGAGTACCATGTAGGCGATGTCGTGATCTTCGAGAACAGGTACTGCAAGCTCACACGCGTCTCAGGCAACGGCGGGCGCGTATTGGACCTGATGAACTTCAGGGAGAAGTCCGTCAGGAAATCCGACATGACGGAGATCAAGCTCTACGAGAAGGCCGATGACCTGAAGGAGGCCACCGTCATCAACGCCAGCGGTCAGGAGATACAGGTCCTCCATCCAGACAATTTCTCGACCGTGGACCTCAGGGTCCCCGAGGGATATGAGGCAGGGGAGACCGTGAAAACGGTCATCATCGACGATGTCCTGTACCTCGTACCGTGA
- a CDS encoding DUF424 family protein, whose product MFVKLHRDEQAVILAACDEDLVGQTFRDGDRKLDVNEIFYRGEALDRNGLVQRMKSVDIMNLVGDETVTVAIEEGYASEEDVIVIAGVKHVQVVLL is encoded by the coding sequence ATGTTCGTGAAGCTTCACAGGGATGAGCAGGCCGTTATTCTGGCTGCATGCGATGAGGATCTGGTCGGACAGACCTTCAGGGACGGCGACAGGAAGCTGGACGTCAACGAGATATTCTACAGGGGCGAAGCCCTCGACAGGAACGGTCTTGTCCAGCGCATGAAGTCGGTGGACATCATGAACCTAGTCGGCGATGAAACGGTGACGGTGGCCATCGAGGAAGGATACGCCTCCGAGGAGGATGTCATCGTCATAGCCGGCGTAAAACATGTTCAGGTCGTGCTATTGTGA